The stretch of DNA TGTTCCCTctcagccgattgcagggcacaaggagacggacaaccatccacacttatagaatgtgggaggaaacccacgcaggcccaggcagaacatgtaaactccacatagatggacatgacctggatttgaacccaggacccaagagatttgaggccaatgcgctaaccacttgcgacACCGGGCCGCTACTAAAAGTGTATATGTAAGTATATGATGTAGTAAATGGAAGCTGAATGAAATGGGTCAGGATTTTCATCCAAGGCCCCAAAAACACCACCATTACTGTTTGTCACATTTCCAAATTGGAACCACATACAATGGTGGTTCTCAATTTCTGTGGACGCCAAGTTCGCTTGGCTCTCCTATCTGTCGAGATAGTGATCAAGCGTCTGTAAATCAGCATAGAACTCGGCAGAATCACGGGCCTCGTCATCCACATGCATGTGAATGTCCACCAGGTCCTGTCACAGCAGAACTTGTTAAATGGCAGCAATTATTGTGACTGCTGCAGTTGTTTTTATGTAGCTGTGCCCTCCTCTAAAGCATAGAGAAGTGCTCCGTGTATATTTTAAATTCACGTCGTTGAAAATAAGAAATGTTGCTTAGAGGAACAATCCTTTAGACCAGGGTTTAGGagcctttttgacagagagagccataaataaatcatattttcaaatgttactgggaatttaaacaaaaaatatatgaaaatgtgggcttttttgtcatttccccAATTATAAAGTTATGaccacattgttatgctgttgaaatgaaaaataaaactcaTGATGAAAGTGGTGCTAGGTTGCATGATCACGTGTGCATGTCTAGTCCTAGGTTCAGCAGTACAGTTCCCTCTATGACACCTGCAGACACCTGTTGACACTCTGGCCTCGTGGTTCAATAATTTCAATGGCTTTGCTCCTCTGCCATTCATAGAACAGCTATCCAGAACAAGCTCCACCATTTTTTACGGATCCCAAAAACGTGGGTTTGTATATGGTGTCTAAACTCCCTGGAAAACACAGGCAATGTGGATAGGAATGGGAATTTGAACCGCTCTTTTTTTATCCCAAATTTCCTCTGTCCGACATATTTTgcactctctctccctgtcttcctatccctctctccttctctccctgtctctctctctctctctctatctatctctctctctctctctctctctctctctctctctctctctctctctctctctctctctctctctctctctctctctcttctctctctctctctctctcactcactcactcactcactcactcactcactcactctctctctctctctctctctctctctctctctctctctctctgtcgctctctctctgtcgctcACTCTCTCTTGACGTTTAACTTTAAAAGCATAGTATTcatttttcacatctttctcaACATGAGCTCTTTAAGCACCTGTAcgtatcttttttttacttgcgtTATTATCTGTACCTAACGATTGAATAACTTGCGATATTCACAATCCTAAAGAATTATTATTCACTGCTATCCGAGGCCGGCAGTGAGCGGTAATTGGAGCAAGGCTTTGGTTTTCCGACCGCCGAAGAAGACAGTGTATTTCCGGTCCTGCTTGCTAAGCATGTGGATGCAAATAGTAACCTTATTTCGAATTTACTTTGTCGCGTAAATTCCTGTTTTAAACTCCACGTCTTCGCCAAAATAATGAGTACCTTATGGATGGGAAACGTAAGTTCGTAATTGCTTTTTATACTGTGATAAATTTGGAATTTCAGTGATGTTAGTTCGCTAGCTATTTATGACACAGTTTATTTGTTCGCAATATCTAACGATTTTGAAGAAGTTTGTCTTCACTTAACTTCACCCATCTGTAAAAAGGTGGTACGAAACATTCCCAACGATGGCCATGTGATCACTTATGTATCAAAGTATCAACAATTAACAGCTTGCTATCGGTTTATCCCCACTGTCAACGGTAACGTTGCGCTCTAGTGAAAACCCTCTACTGTCACTGGAGAATGCAATATGCAGCTTTCTGACATTTTAGATTTCATCGATTTCAAAGcagtaaatatataataaaatacctGCTACAATATAGGGCTTATCTCGGTATCCCTTTCGTCAGATCACATAAATGCATATTTTGGTGCTGCATTTAGGATTTATTTGTATTGTCTCTAAAGCATCCAATTTAAATAGCGTGAACTAAGTATTTAGTTGTTCATTATTTGAATTATTCGATGATGCTCTCTAGCTGGATGCCTATATGGACGAGAAGTTCATCACCAGAGCCTTTTCTACTATGGGTGAACAGGCGGTCAGTGTTCGAATCATACGCAGCAAGGTGACAGGGTGAGTCTCTAGACTTTGTAAaatgctgttttattttgaaccATGTTTATGTTTATTTGCTGTCTTATTATCCTTATTGAATCTCTGAGTGTAATTTTACTCCACAGTCCAGCTTTATCCACTAGTGCCCTCGGTTATTGTTTTGTGGAGATGGCGGATGAGGCAACAGCTGAAAGATGTCTTCGTAAAATCAATGGGAAGCCATTACCAGGAGCTAGTCCGGTACGAGCCATAGTTGGAGAGCgtggaattattattttggtaAGGTGACATAAATAATTGTTTCTTACAGCCGACAAGATTCAAGTTAAATCGAGCCACCTTTGGGAAGCAAGAAACCGGGTGAGAAGAAATGAAAAACAGTATTTATTGTATCCGGAAAGTAAAGATGATCACATGTGGCCAACTCTTAAAGGAGCCATATGTAAGAATCACACATTAGTTATTGaagaaacatgtttttgaaatagTTTTAATGGTTCTCATTGGTTAAGTTGAGCTTTTTACAGTAGATGTCATGCCCTCCACCAATCAGCCAATTACGAGATTAGTTATTTGTCTTTGTCGAGGTTGTCACGGCTCTGTTGGCTATGTAAACTTGGGATGAAACAACTTCCACAGTCAGAATTAACGATGTCGTCTACCATtagagcaaaaaaaacacattccaaATTGTGACAAAATCAGATATACAACAAGGATGCATTGGAGTTGCCTTTGCTCAGTGGAGACAagtgaaaaggaagaaaaatgtaCGACATGTCAAAGTTGCACAACTTCTCGACAGGTGATGTGCTTTAGTGTTTTCCTAAATTACTATTATGGTAGTATCTAGGGGTGTGCGATATGACAATATTAGATCTTTAAGATTATCAACATGTCTACGATTTTGTAAAGCCGAAAGATCATTAAATCGTCTCAATAGAGATCTGGAACGTAATGCTCAGAAGTCATATTTGCCTCGTTTGATTAGCACATCTGGCAGCTTGTTAAGTTATTCATTGATCTTGGATACCTCAGACATGTGCCACAAGTGTATGCTTTAAGTAGGTGCCCTTTGGTGGTTCACATGTTCAGATTATATGGTGATGAGATCCTCTTGAATGGTGGCGACTCAATGAGGAAATCGCTAAAAGGGTCATCAACCTAGCCCGAAGGTATCAGTGCATTCTAGCAACAAGTCCTCCTTGAATCTTCAGCATCGATGATGGCAACATATTAACTTGGCAAAAGGCTTCTTTTAAGCCGATTAAAGTTGATGAATTAGTTTTACTTGCTAAAAAACAGACTGTAATCTGTCATATTAATGCGTCGCTTTAAGTGATAATCTTATGGCATTAATTTACTAATTGTTTAAATGGTTGCACTTTAAAGGGAACCACTTCAGTTaaaatttttattcaaaaaattttaaaataaggaATTTGGTATTATTAGTTTTTGTTACAAAAAAGTTCATTGCCTTTTATGTTTACTGTGACTGCATTTAAAACTTATTCAGAAAGCTTATTTGacctaaaaaaacagttttctcCTTTTAGGTTTGCATacgttttaaatgtttaatatgAGGAAATTGGTCAGTAATGTGCAAAATTAGCCTTAAAAGAATTGTGATAAAATTGAgatcttgatttaaaaaaaaaagatctttttgCCATATCGATCACCCCTAATGGTAACTGACATTTGGAATGTGAACAAAGTTGGCATGCTTGTGTCGCATAGTTTAGGATAGGTCTTTACCGGTTGCATATTTAGGTAGGTAATAGAAATTAAAATAGATAAGGAATATAATTCTTTGTTGATGCTGTCAAATGCACTTTTTCTTTGCCACTATGCTTTTATGTTGAGAAATGTACAGGTTTCCCTGGTGTTAGAAACTAAGCTGAACCTCATAACTCTTCTCTTTTAACCTACCTCACTCAAAAttattaccatatttattcgcaCACCACTTAACCCTGATGCAATTTGAAAGCCTGTTGTTTGAAGACTGTAGCATTACTTATTTCATTTGTGGTATGTAATAGACAGTTTGTAGGCTACACATCATATGTTCATGCAATCATTGCTTACGTTATTGTGTAATTTGTTAAGCCTATGTCTTGTCTGACTGAATTGCAACAATGGCGTGGCAAGtaacgtattttctcacatataagccgtatttgtaactaaaaaatgatgactgaatgaagtgtacggcttatagtatgtgcacaaattagacttgacatgcacgaaactgcaaggtgacaatgaTGAAACGCTacaatgcaagacaatgcggccaatacggtcatttatttgaaaatagagaaaagataaaaagataaaactctaaacaaaatttattttgacatctatgaatgaaattcaagaagaataaaaaagaaacgtatcttgtataaaaaaactcacttgtgcctgccattgctcgctcagagCGCCatcatcttaccttttaccggtagttaaacgtgctccgACTGGCCAGTCGCAAGTAGCGTTAATACATGtcttcgtagtgtttaccatgtcagcacatcccaatttttgttaaggctgatccaaggtcttgcagtcgatcattaaaatatcagccttgatacatgcgtaatgtgtatctcacgCTATTATGGCATTCAGACTCGGACACACttactggttgtactgctcacgtgacttcctttttgaattcgtccacgtgcaggcaacacccttttggaatgtgcaattcagcagacaatcctttcgattcatacagtatctcagaaataccatgggcgatgatttttctcaagattttcccttaacacatttgtactccctattaaaaccatgaatatggaggtagaaattgtgaatcagggggtgtcttatacgagagaaatcgtaaaattcaatgattttaaggcaattttaagggtacggcttatacatggaggcggtcaatatgcgagaaaatacggtatttgtgaTACAGAATGCAGAACAGGCGCTTTTTCACTAAAGGGATGGTGAAACGTTTAAATGACAGCCTAAAGGGGACAAGGATGAGGCCTTTGTTCATATTTTGTTCCTGGTTACATATGGCTCCTTTAAgacttattttaatgttgacaCGTTGCGTTTTGTCATAGCCAGTCCCTTTTGATCTTTTGTAGTCAGATGTATTCTTTGTTTGTGGGAGATCTCACTCCAGAGGTAGACGATGGGATGCTGTACGACTTCTTCTACAATCGATTCCCTTCCTGTCGGGGAGGAAAAGTAGTGCTGGACAGCCTGGGAAATTCCAAGTAGGTTTTCCAAAATTTGCTGCTCAATATAGAAATAATCGATATTACTGGAGGTCATCCTAAATTTACTGTATTATAAATATCAGTCCAAAACTAAACAATTACACactcaaaaagaaaacaaaaacattttgaggtaattagtagtagtattagaagTAATTGTTCGTTTTAAGAGGAGTTTTTAGCATATTAGAGTTCCATTTTAACAATAGTGTTTAACTGAGCTGTCACATTAGGCGCTACTTCTTTTGAGGGCAAGGGTATAGGGAGCCGAGCTGTGCTTCTAGCGTTAGTAGCCGATCAGTACCCATGTCAGAAGAGGAGGTGCTCTGCGACTGGCGAGGATAGATTAGACCAAACGCCTGTCAAACACAGGAGAGATGGGAGTGCCATGCAGTTGTTGTCATTTTGTTACTCAATCTTTAGCAATCTCCCATATATGCCCCCCcccacacctttttttttttagaaacgaACAAAAATGAAGGTTGTGCATATAATAGGTAATTACCTCCAAGATGAAGAAATTCGTTTTGTATTGACGTTTATCGGTACCACCGTTAGTGAAAAAGTGAACTATCCTAtcaaaatgatagaaatcattCAGTCATGCAGTTTGAGGAGCTCGCATTGACACTGTATGGAAAGCTCAGGGTTGTTGAAAGAAAAGTGTGTTGAAGTAGATAGTGATTTCCCCTCTAATGCAAGCTTTGAACCACACtgcctctttattttttttaattttcattacgTAGCACTCACTGCTACAATGCTTGCCTCTAATCACATGCTTAAAGATTTTGACTGTATTAGAGAAGTGGTTTCATCCGCCGGTCGTGGCTTTGTGAATGTCGAGTACCAGATGCGTTGAAAAAGGATGAATCTGCACGACTCTATGGCTATTTGGTCTATGATTTTCAGATTGATCTGAatagttttgtctttgtcaatgTGAGAGCATTTTGAAATGGTAAAGCTGAACAAGGTAATTCCTTACACAGGTGACTTGTTCATACGGTAACAAAGAATACATGCACGAGCACGCGAGCATCTCAGCTTTAATTTGCAGGTGAAGTGTGTTCTTCGTTTCTGCTATCTGGCAATTATAAATGAGTGCACAAAATTCagcaacatttaaaatgcaCGCTTTGTAGTATTAACCAATATGCATTGCTCCAGCCTGAACTACAACCAATTCCTTCAGTAGATTATTCCCATGTTCTTAATGAAAGCATAATTAAATGATTTTCATTATGATTGGTTTAGAGCTGCAGGACatcttatttaaatatatatgagGACATGCACAAGCTCTTTGTTAGTGTGTCTGATAGAAATTCCAAACACACTCATATCAAATGTTACAAGTTCATTCATGTACCAGGATATCACTATTTTACTCCCGACACTTGACAAACTGCGACACTGGAGCAAGGGTCAAGGTCGGAAAGCCAAAACTGTATATGAAGTTTATATTCATAAAGGTAACGTATATTTTCACTGAGATCGAGATATTGCGTGATTTGCTGCAGGGGATGCGGCTTTGTTCAGTTCCCAGACGAGCGCCTGCAGAAGCGAGCACTGGACGAGTGTCAGGGAGCTGTGGGACTGGGTGGTAAACCTCTGCGACTAAGCTTAGCAGCGAACAAGTAAGTTTGCTTTAGAGGCAATTTGCATGACGTAGTTATCGTAAAAATTTTGGATCAAAGTGCGGTATACAGATTGTCTTAATTTTCATTACACTCGTGagtaaagaaataaaacacctttttaaaaaaagaattccaAACAAAACAGTTTTATTTACCCAAAACCTTCGTGACCTATGTAAGATTGGTGGCAAATGCTACTGAAACCAGgatcaaaatacagtggtacctctacctacaaaattaatttgttccagttGTTTTGTAActagaagcatattttacattaaattggTATTATTTGTTCCATAATCATAAATACCACCCTCTAAATGCTATGGTAAAAGTACacaaattttgtttgaaatatgtatatgcaaaaaaggagggataaaaagaaaattatgcgattaaaatgaataataaattgaATTTTCCAGTAGGGTGGAATTGGGAGTGAGTAGGTCAGGGGGAAGGGCAAacgtttggcagctgagtatacatatgtacacatccTCGTAAGCATGCAACGATGTAAAACTGTTACGCACACTatgaaaaactcaagaaacaactaCATGACAAATGAGGGTTTGAGGGGCATGAATCAGACAGCCATTTGCTGGCTGGAGCTGATCAGCCATGATCCTGTAGAAGATTAAAAAGTGGCCGGTAAAGGCATTTTGGTACTATGGTTTTGCTCAAACTTTGCCGATGGCCGCTACCCCATTTCGGGCCGGCTCTGCCGTCTGCGTGTCGTTTTTGGGTCTAGGTGGCGCCGTGCTCGCCTGTAGGATCGGGTGGTCCCTAAGGGACAAGGCTTACTTAGGCTGGCTCTAGCCCTCACTTTTAGTGCGCTAACCTCGCTTCCTTTATAATGGAGATGGCTATTCCTTCTAACGAATGGGAGGCCAACGTGGTGCTGGGAGAGCAACTCTACCTCGAcaattagaaaataaataaaaacggacACAGGAAGTATGTTTACGTTTTTGGGGATGCTTGATCTTGTTTGATGTTTCGTAACTCGGATGGATTTGGgatcttggaacaaaaggttTCCCATCATGGCTTTTTGTAACCAGAATATTTTGTATGCAGTAGaatcattcgtaagtagaggtaccactgtacgcgAACATACGGTGTGTATAGTCTACAACCTATGTCTATTAGATATCAAAATTTTAATGTGCACATGCTTCAGTCTTCAAATGTTAAGGTTTTAGATTTCACTGGGGTTAAGGTGGTGCCAAATCAAttgcaaatacagtaataccttgatatgCGAGTGTCCCAATATACAAGACATTTGAGGtgcgaggaaaattcagagcaaatttctgccttgagatacgagaaaatttttACATACGAGCATTCGATGCGGTCGCTAGGTGGTATTTTTCAAGCTCTACAGGGATATTCATGATGAGAAGGAGGGGCTTTTAATATGGAtggagtcgtggctggttcgataacttcAAAAAACGAACTGGGGATAAACTCGTTTGTGAGGCATGGGGGAGCAGCTAGTTCTGACTCGAAAGCCACtgcggaatacattaacacctttgtcTCGGTTATAGCACAAGGTTGCATCCAATTTCAATTGTGTGTATAGTAAGCAAATTAATGTAAGTTATTagcaaagtaccgtattttcacctaTAGGATGCACTGCCTGAAAGGACGCTGTCTCAGTTGCAGGTGTATGTATCTTGTCCATAGATAAGATGGTTCGGCCCAgtgggcgctagcatgacactatgctagcatatgttatgctatcgtgttttatattttaaaggCAGCATGAGCAAAaagtttgattgtgctttattgaggtaaaaggtactcgcgttaatagaagttaaagcagttaaacatctacaaaaccgtctaactcctcatcttctgtatctgatATAACGAGTTTGGCCAAGTGGGCGAGTTCGTCGTCCAACATGCTATGCTCCATctcactgtcagagtcacaGTTGTCGCCCGGGTATTCCTTGGAACTTGAACACCTTTGGCGGAAGcttgaacaacagtgctggccgacacttgagcccaggcaTTCATAAGCATTCGCCCAACACTGCCTGCCAGTCTTTGTATTACTATGTATACCATCGGACATCCATCGCTCTCAAGCCGTTCGCAACTTTGttttgaatgctttgtttatgGCAATGTCCAGCGGTTGTATTTCCTTCTTCAAGCCTCctggaatgacggcaagctcggaGTTCATATGCCGCACTTGTCGGACATCCACATTTTCaccatataaatatagcgcgtcagcaagaaATGCACCCAGACTATCAAGCGattagcgtcatacagcgacatctacagaatttaATGCATACAAAAGGCCCACCGACTATTGGgcgccccgtccactttggggaaaattttagacttaagtgcgccctataggtgtgaaaatacagtaggttAAGGTTAAAAACTGAGCTCCAGGTTAGATTATATTGCCATGATAATCTTCGCGCTACTCTTAACATATTGTAGAAGTTTATTTGGTAATGTATTAACAACATCCACAAAGAGGATTTATTCCTCAATCCATCTAAATTTCAAATACGTTCATACATATTGGATGTATCCTGGTACGGATGAGATTTTTACCTGTATGGACCCACTTGATCAGTACTAAAAGCATGCCAACTTTGTTCATAAACAATTCAGTTCTTCAATCATGGAAATTAACATGGGGAAATTTTTAAAGTACATCATCTGTCAAAAAGAAATTCTGCATCTGTGGTTTCTGTcgtcattttttctttgtatttggTTGTCTCCATTGTTTGAAGGcagctccaattttttttccttgtctttTTCTAATTTTGTCATAACTCAGTTAAgattat from Stigmatopora argus isolate UIUO_Sarg chromosome 21, RoL_Sarg_1.0, whole genome shotgun sequence encodes:
- the LOC144066839 gene encoding tRNA selenocysteine 1-associated protein 1-like isoform X2; this encodes MSTLWMGNLDAYMDEKFITRAFSTMGEQAVSVRIIRSKVTGPALSTSALGYCFVEMADEATAERCLRKINGKPLPGASPPTRFKLNRATFGKQETGQMYSLFVGDLTPEVDDGMLYDFFYNRFPSCRGGKVVLDSLGNSNLRNRPLQPETKAWPSSTSYPPTYDQYNQYQQQAYPNYYSSWGYDQNAAGYGYNYPQYDYSQLAQSQDIDMQDDGLEDPSGELDVLETNKRFIESSEDLFDALIDCQWKSEEFSLEQEQVIASIPDPLTY
- the LOC144066839 gene encoding tRNA selenocysteine 1-associated protein 1-like isoform X3; the encoded protein is MSTLWMGNLDAYMDEKFITRAFSTMGEQAVSVRIIRSKVTGPALSTSALGYCFVEMADEATAERCLRKINGKPLPGASPPTRFKLNRATFGKQETGGCGFVQFPDERLQKRALDECQGAVGLGGKPLRLSLAANNLRNRPLQPETKAWPSSTSYPPTYDQYNQYQQQAYPNYYSSWGYDQNAAGYGYNYPQYDYSQLAQSQDIDMQDDGLEDPSGELDVLETNKRFIESSEDLFDALIDCQWKSEEFSLEQEQVIASIPDPLTY
- the LOC144066839 gene encoding tRNA selenocysteine 1-associated protein 1-like isoform X1, whose product is MSTLWMGNLDAYMDEKFITRAFSTMGEQAVSVRIIRSKVTGPALSTSALGYCFVEMADEATAERCLRKINGKPLPGASPPTRFKLNRATFGKQETGQMYSLFVGDLTPEVDDGMLYDFFYNRFPSCRGGKVVLDSLGNSKGCGFVQFPDERLQKRALDECQGAVGLGGKPLRLSLAANNLRNRPLQPETKAWPSSTSYPPTYDQYNQYQQQAYPNYYSSWGYDQNAAGYGYNYPQYDYSQLAQSQDIDMQDDGLEDPSGELDVLETNKRFIESSEDLFDALIDCQWKSEEFSLEQEQVIASIPDPLTY